In the genome of Carnobacterium viridans, one region contains:
- the aroF gene encoding 3-deoxy-7-phosphoheptulonate synthase, with protein sequence MIIVLKQGIKANEVKELAAKLESQGVTVSHFTDIKRDFLGLIGDTSGIDAHQLHAFSEVEQVIRVEDPYKRANRKFHPENSIIKIGDETIGGTKLGIIAGPCSVESEEQIVTIAKQLKQAGANFLRGGAFKPRTSPYSFQGLELEGLKMLQVAKAETGMPIVTELMSTKWVDQFVDSVDIIQIGARNMQNFDLLKEIGRTNTPVLLKRGLSATYKEWLMSAEYIMAGGNENVILCERGIRTFETETRNTLDIQAVPVIKELSHLPIIIDPSHAGGMSYLVEAGAKSGIVAGADGLMIEVHNDPANAWSDGEQCLTPDEFARLMEKARKLAEFEGRSIDEAATILTK encoded by the coding sequence ATGATAATCGTATTAAAACAAGGAATTAAAGCAAATGAGGTTAAAGAATTAGCTGCTAAATTAGAATCTCAAGGAGTTACCGTGAGTCATTTCACCGATATCAAGCGCGATTTTCTAGGTCTGATCGGCGATACTAGTGGAATCGATGCTCACCAATTGCATGCTTTTTCGGAAGTAGAACAAGTTATTCGTGTAGAAGACCCTTACAAAAGAGCGAATAGAAAATTTCATCCTGAGAATTCTATCATCAAAATTGGTGACGAAACAATCGGTGGTACTAAATTAGGTATTATCGCGGGACCATGTTCTGTAGAAAGTGAAGAACAAATTGTGACTATTGCAAAACAACTTAAACAAGCTGGTGCGAACTTCTTACGCGGCGGTGCATTCAAGCCAAGAACTTCTCCATACAGTTTCCAAGGTCTTGAATTAGAAGGATTAAAAATGCTCCAAGTTGCTAAAGCTGAAACGGGTATGCCTATTGTGACTGAATTGATGTCGACAAAATGGGTCGATCAATTTGTTGACTCAGTAGATATCATTCAAATTGGCGCACGCAACATGCAAAATTTTGATTTACTAAAAGAAATTGGACGAACGAATACACCAGTCCTATTAAAACGTGGCTTATCTGCAACTTACAAAGAATGGTTGATGTCAGCTGAGTACATCATGGCTGGAGGAAATGAAAATGTTATTTTATGCGAACGCGGCATTCGGACATTTGAAACAGAAACCCGCAATACACTAGATATCCAAGCTGTTCCTGTCATTAAAGAACTTTCTCACTTGCCGATCATTATCGACCCGAGCCATGCTGGTGGGATGTCTTACTTGGTTGAAGCAGGTGCTAAATCAGGGATCGTTGCCGGAGCAGATGGTTTAATGATTGAAGTTCACAATGATCCAGCTAACGCTTGGAGCGATGGCGAACAATGTTTGACACCAGATGAATTCGCTAGATTGATGGAAAAAGCTCGTAAGCTAGCTGAGTTCGAAGGTCGTTCAATCGATGAAGCAGCTACTATTTTGACCAAATAA
- the aroA gene encoding 3-phosphoshikimate 1-carboxyvinyltransferase yields MTNLTLTPTTLNGTVIVPPSKSIAHRAVICASLATGRSTIKNVQLSDDILATIEGMRSFGAIISYDDQTLTIDGIRNGSAKEIRTINCNESGSTLRFLIPLATLFTGETHFIGQGHLGKRPLEPYQELFEAQSLHYKQAATENLQLSVAGPLTSGIYEMRGDISSQFITGMLLTLPLLTEDSILKITTHLESKGYIDLTLSVLQSFGIVIEQDEDGQEYRIKGQQAYTARDYTVEGDYSQAAFWLSANALGNELLVNGLDSDSLQGDQAIVSILETVNGGSNDSERIIDGAQVPDIIPVVALVAALSKGKTKIINLERLRIKESDRLVATQKELTALGAQIEIVGDSLLIEGVSELSGGQEVWSHKDHRMAMMLAIASTVCQEPIHIKDTDCVKKSYPNFWETFQQLGGKIHEWNMG; encoded by the coding sequence ATGACTAACCTAACTCTTACTCCTACTACATTAAACGGAACGGTTATTGTCCCGCCTTCTAAAAGCATAGCACATCGTGCAGTGATCTGCGCCAGTTTAGCAACAGGTCGCAGCACGATCAAGAATGTTCAACTATCTGATGATATCCTTGCAACTATAGAGGGTATGCGTTCGTTTGGAGCGATTATTTCTTACGATGATCAGACATTGACTATTGATGGCATCCGTAATGGATCTGCTAAGGAAATTCGTACAATCAATTGCAATGAGTCCGGCTCTACCTTGCGTTTTCTGATTCCTTTAGCGACACTGTTTACAGGAGAAACGCATTTTATCGGTCAAGGACATTTAGGCAAACGCCCGCTTGAACCTTATCAAGAATTATTCGAGGCTCAATCACTCCACTATAAACAAGCCGCAACTGAAAATCTACAGTTGAGTGTCGCTGGACCTTTAACATCAGGTATCTATGAAATGCGTGGCGATATCAGTTCCCAGTTTATCACCGGTATGTTACTGACCTTGCCTTTACTTACCGAAGACTCTATCCTAAAAATTACGACTCATTTAGAATCGAAAGGCTACATTGATTTAACCCTGTCTGTCTTGCAATCCTTTGGCATTGTGATTGAACAAGATGAGGATGGGCAAGAATATCGCATCAAAGGCCAGCAAGCTTATACCGCCCGTGATTACACAGTCGAAGGTGACTACTCACAAGCAGCCTTCTGGTTGAGTGCAAATGCATTAGGGAATGAGCTTTTGGTAAATGGTTTGGATTCAGATTCTTTACAAGGTGATCAAGCTATCGTCTCGATCTTAGAGACAGTGAACGGCGGGTCTAATGATAGTGAACGAATTATAGATGGAGCTCAAGTTCCCGATATTATTCCAGTAGTAGCTCTAGTCGCTGCGTTAAGCAAAGGAAAAACAAAAATTATCAATCTGGAACGTCTACGGATCAAAGAAAGTGATCGCTTAGTTGCTACACAAAAAGAGTTGACTGCTTTAGGCGCACAGATTGAGATTGTAGGAGATTCGCTTTTGATTGAAGGGGTTTCTGAACTATCAGGCGGTCAAGAAGTTTGGAGTCACAAGGATCATCGCATGGCTATGATGTTGGCCATCGCTTCAACGGTGTGTCAAGAACCAATTCACATCAAAGACACAGATTGTGTTAAGAAGTCTTATCCCAACTTTTG
- the aroB gene encoding 3-dehydroquinate synthase, with product MSVLTIKLPTNEVSYELKIEKGILNRVSNEVSKVFTGAKIAIVTDETVYDLYAKSIIKDLEAADYEVQCIVLPPGEQTKTFDSLPNLYSAFAEFGLTRSDLIIALGGGVIGDITGFAASSYLRGISYVQIPTTLLAQVDSSVGGKVGVDLPEGKNLVGAFYHPLLVLIDPLVLETLTDSAFADGMAEVIKYGCIKDLNLFHRLMDLSSRKEVMQHIDWIIETCCTIKQVIVQADEKDLGERMVLNFGHTLGHAIEAYYHYKTYTHGQGVAIGMVAISRIAESKQLTTDGTTDRLITLLQQHRLPTELEDPEDYPKLLPYIKKDKKNIAGSLSVIVLSDIGNATVHQTSLSFFDSLDTGGTT from the coding sequence ATGTCTGTCTTAACTATTAAACTTCCAACAAATGAAGTGAGTTACGAATTAAAGATTGAAAAAGGAATACTCAACCGCGTCAGTAATGAAGTCTCAAAAGTCTTTACTGGAGCCAAAATTGCCATTGTCACCGATGAAACCGTCTATGACCTTTACGCTAAATCCATTATAAAAGATTTGGAAGCAGCGGATTATGAAGTGCAGTGCATTGTTTTGCCTCCTGGAGAACAAACTAAAACATTTGACTCGCTGCCCAATCTCTACAGTGCATTTGCTGAGTTTGGCTTAACACGTAGCGACTTGATCATCGCTCTAGGCGGTGGCGTGATCGGCGACATCACTGGTTTCGCCGCTTCTTCTTACTTGAGAGGTATCTCCTATGTCCAAATCCCCACCACTCTGCTAGCGCAAGTTGACAGTAGTGTAGGAGGAAAAGTTGGCGTCGATTTACCTGAGGGAAAAAACTTAGTCGGTGCTTTTTATCACCCCCTACTCGTCTTGATTGATCCATTGGTTCTAGAGACGTTGACAGATTCTGCCTTTGCTGATGGAATGGCGGAAGTAATCAAGTATGGCTGTATAAAAGATCTCAATTTATTTCATCGTCTGATGGACTTGTCTTCTCGAAAAGAAGTCATGCAACACATCGATTGGATCATCGAAACTTGTTGCACGATCAAACAAGTGATTGTGCAGGCAGATGAAAAAGATTTGGGTGAACGAATGGTGTTGAACTTTGGACATACGTTGGGACACGCTATTGAAGCGTACTACCATTATAAAACATATACCCATGGTCAAGGTGTGGCCATTGGCATGGTTGCGATTTCAAGAATTGCAGAATCCAAACAGCTGACAACAGATGGAACCACTGATCGATTGATTACTCTTTTACAACAACATCGTTTACCTACTGAACTAGAGGATCCTGAAGATTACCCTAAACTATTGCCTTATATCAAAAAAGACAAAAAAAATATTGCAGGCAGTTTATCCGTGATTGTTTTATCTGACATCGGAAACGCTACCGTACATCAAACGTCTTTATCATTTTTCGATTCTTTAGACACTGGAGGAACAACATGA